The following DNA comes from Triticum aestivum cultivar Chinese Spring chromosome 3D, IWGSC CS RefSeq v2.1, whole genome shotgun sequence.
TAATATCGTACAAATTCCATTAAATATTTTTGAAATGAACAACTTGGTAAGGACTTGTTCAACAAACGCCGAGTTTATTACATGACTTCATTTGCAAATCACTGAGAAAGGCTCAATCAACCATGTAAGTCACCGATTTCCCCTTCGCACGACTTACATTTCACAGCTAGGGACACTAGAGCACGAGAACAGATGATACATGGGGGTAGATGAGTGAGAAGTTATTTCAAAGTGCTTCGTTTTAATGTTCCAAATAAATAAATAGAGTTCACTTTTCGTTTTTCAGTTAGTATGAAGTTAGTAATTCAGCACATGGAGcgtaaatataaggtgtattaattTTTCCAAAAGTCAAACGATGTGTATGTTTGACCACGATTAGAGCAAAATATTTAAAGATCtacaataataaataaataaatataaaaatatatttcatgatgaatctagtgataataaTATGAtattctagatattgatatttttgtctataaagtTGGTAAAAGATTGAGAAGTTTGACATTTTGAAAAAATAATGCaccttacatttaggaacggagggggtaAGTAGTAATTTATTTATTCGGTTTATTAATCCTCATCTGATTTTGGGCCAAATTTTAATAATAACTGACAAATAAAATAGAGAAAATGGTACTCCATCTGTTTCATAATATAGCGTGTATTGATTTTGCATGAGTTATAAAATTTGATCGAATTTATAGCGGAAACGATGTGTATCATAACACTACCTTTGTTtttaaatataagatgttttggcagtTCAAATTAAACTGCAAAAAATGTCGTACATTTAGGTGTACTAAATTTTTACACCATATGAAAATGGGTGTGACTAAGGCTCAGTAGACTGGCATCATACATAACTTGATCACACGTTAACTCCGTTCGCTTTTCGTTTTCCTCTCATGGAGTCCGGTTCTCCTTGTGcctgtgttttttgtttttgttttttatgatTGTTAGTACATACAATACGAGAGCTCCTATCTGCCACTCTTTGCGGCAGATTGGCAAGGATATGCACAGGCAGCCacccaactgggccggcccattggttAGCGCAACGAGCGGGAGAACTGGGCATTGTAGTGAACTGGACCGAGCCATTGTAGTCAACCGAACCCAGGCAGTGCAACGTACAGTGCTGATTTACCGTAGCGATAATTTTTAGGAAAAACAAATATGATAGCAATTTTTTAAAAATTGAACATTAATTCCAAATGTTCTTTTAAGATACGATTTTTGTTTTAAAAACAAAGACAAATATTTTAGTTCCAAACTTTTTTTGCAACTTCTAAcacttttttgaatttttctaacaTTTTCAGGATAATATGAACATAATATGAAATTGTGAAAAAAAATTCAGATTCTGAACAATTTAAAAAAACTCAATTTTTGTTTGAGAACTTACTAAAAACACGAATTTTTTATTTTGTGcacattttttcaaattttcgaATACACAAACACtttcttcaaatttgtgaacagTTTTTAGAATGTGAACTTTTCTAAAATTTGTGATAAATTAATGAATtttgattttttattatttttgaaaaacaaaatagagaataaaataaatttaaaaaataaaaagaagaaataaaaaactaGTAAATAAATAGAGAAAAATAAAAATTATCCAAGAACCTTCTAGATGGTTCCCAAAACCGGTCaagaaccttccagaaggttccccAAACCGGGATTCCTCAGCACTTAAAGAGCTCTAAATGGGCCGACCCGTCTAACATTCGCTGGTAGCACTACTTGACGCAATGCGTCTCGAATAGGAAATACACTACAATCgactaaaaaaaagaggaaatGCACTACATTCTTCCCCCAAAAAAAGGAAATGCACCACATACTCGCACATTTAGAAGATCTGAAACGTCAAATGTTACTTAACTACTGCATGCATTGCTTCACATCACAATGAAGCCTCGATTATGTCGCTAGCTCGTTGATGGTCCGTTCCTTTTCTTCATGCCATTTTGCTTTCTACTGTTTTTTGAAACATCATTTTGTATTTTTAGAAACAAAAAAAATCTTTAATGTAACAAGCGAAGATTCAATGCGTGTAGCCGATGGATATGCAACCGTGTGCGGCGGCTAATGTGCAACTAAGTAGCAGTGttattttaaaaggaaaaaagtaAGTTGCACGCGGGCAACATGTAATTGTGCATGATCGAGGACATGCAATTGCCTGCGGCCGACTTGTGTGCAATTGGGTAGCAATTAATGTTTTTGACAAGAAAATATTGCACGCGAATAACAAACATGCAACTGCATGCGCCCTGTGTGCCACCTAAAAAACAATTAAGTTTCATCCCGGCATTGTATGGTCGATTTTTCATTCAAGGCTAAAATgataaaactaaaagaaaacacaGTTGTACGATTTGTGAAGTTGTATGTGGATGAACATACATGTAACTGATAGTTTGATTTTAAAACGACAATTTTTAAGAATTAGCAAAATCCAAAAAACACACGCGCGCGCAAACATAGTAGAAGGAAGAAGATAAGCCAGGCAGGTGCCGGCGGGAGCAGCCGGCGGGAGGACGCCGAAAGGCTGCCACACTCACGaggcctcccctccccctcctgcgTCGGCGGGCCGGAAAGTTGCGGATCTGCGACCCTTCATCGCGGGCCGCCGGACTTGGCTTTCCCGGCCGCCTGTGGCTGCGCCAAGCGATGGAATGGTCGGGGAGCATCTcccgcagccccggcaaggtcgcatggccgcatgcaggtacgggttcgtcctcccaccgccgccgacggtttgcgggcatggattcgtccggccgtccaccgggctcggcgctcgcgcagcggctctgtggctcgccgatgccgctcatacagtgcgacgactgcacgcGGACAGTGCTGCGACTAacttcgggcacgccgaagcaccccggatgggtgttcttcaaatgcgagaACGATGGGGTACGTGCTATTTTCGTTCGGCTCATTTTGATAGCACATTCTTTGGTTCAATTGCGGTAGCTCATGTCGAAGATCATCATGTGTGTAGAAAGAtcgatgctcattttggttttgggaaggcgaatacattgatttattgataggAAGAAACTTAATAGACGTTGACGCACTCCTTAGAAGAATCGAAGGCAATGATtcggctgcatgtgcaactagaggggaagcaacgtctacttctttcgaaccaaagatgaagaaagaagaatgcaaaatcaagaatccgCAGATAAACAATGAATGCATGGAGAAGATGTTAGTCCAACTAGTGGGAGTGGTTATGGAAGTTGGGAATCTTTtaaaatgcatacttgtggttcttgttttctttggtcttgctattctagcaaagatttggtgatgtcttATTTATGCAATGTTGTTGAAAAAGCAAAGACATGCATTATGTTGGATCAAATTAAGGTGCAAATTTAGGTTTTCCGGGCCGGGAGGAGCTGCGCCAGATtagaccccgcaaagccgacccgtaaaagagcatattccgcgaatatccTTTTATACGGGTCCGTTATGCGGGTCTGCAATTGCGGCCATCCACGCCGGCCCGCAAAGGCGTTTTTCCGCGAAATGCAAACACGTTTTGCGGACCGGCCGGATGcgggggtctgctagagttgctctaacaaaATCACATGTCCAACCAGCCCGTGAATGTAATATTGTATAAAAAAAGTGACGTGCAAATCTCAAAGCAAAATCCTTCTAATGGCCAGTGGTAATTTAGATGTATAGAATTTTTCCTataaatttgataaaaattataaGATTTTACTTGTAAAAAAATCTAAAAGCAcaatattttgggacagaggaagtGTCATTAAAAACTTCTTTCAGATTTGAATAGGACAATAACTTTTGTAAGACCTATCACTTATATTTTTGCTAGCCACATCTATAGTAAAAGTTTGAGTAAAATACGAGGAGCTAATAAAGGGAATATATCGACGCTAAATACAGTATGTAAAGTACCCGCAAAAAACAAATATTGTATGTAAAGAGCAACTAAACTAGGCAGAATCACGGCAACTGTTTGATGACGAGCTCCAGCGCCGCAGCAGGGCAGCTTGTCCTGAGCTGCTCAAATCCATCGGTCGCCATGAATGATTTCAGATTACCGGGACAATGGAGGAACTCCATGCACGCCTCCTTGAGCACGGCGCAGCCATGCCGCTCAGCCAGCGCCAGCATGGCGGCCACAGAGCCCATGTCCACGCGCGGCCGCAGCGCCTTCTCGCAGGCGCGCTTCAGGTCCTCCAGCCCGTGCCTGTCCGCCGCCACGAGCAGCCGCTCCGCCGTCGACGTTGTCTCGGCCTGATCGAGTTGCTGGTTCATCATGTCAGGAAGTTGGTTGTCCGGCATTGTATCGAGCTTCGGCGCGCTGTCCGTGTACATGAACTGGAGCAGGGTCTTGAACACCTCCGCGTCCATGTCGTCGACCCGTAGCTCGCCGGTGGCGTTGCCCTCGAGGTCCGCTCTGAAGACGGGGGACCGGGCCTCCAGCACCCACCGGTGCGCGGCGAAGGTCTCGCCGCCGACATGGACCGTCACGTCGGCTGGGTGCTTGTTCCAGAGGGCTTCCGCAAGCTGCCCGCGCAGGTCGAacggcggcgccgccgccacctcggctTCCGCGCGCAGCCCGGGGTCGACGGTGACGTCGCAAAGGACCGTGAGGCAATCATCCTCGAGATGCTTATTATGGTTGGGATTTTCCTTGTCGAGGAACTTTATCCAGCCCCAGTAGCGATTAGCCGAGTAGCGTTGCTGCTGCACGGCTCCATTGACCGAGGGCTCCCCGTCGTGGTCGAGCACGCTAAGCTTGAACTCTGCCGTCGCGTCGCCGAGGCTGGTAAGGAAGATGGACGTGGAGCCGTCGGCCTCTTTGCGGTCGCCGTTCGGGTAGCACTGTACATTCCAGCGGTGGCCGCCGACGTCGAACGCGGGTGACTCGACCGCCGTGCCGTTCGGGACCGTTTTCCTTGATCTGCCACTCATAGaaaataggcctttagtcccggttcgcaaaggccattaatcccggctgtgcaaccgggactaaatatgcgcgactaaaggcctctcctttagtcgcgcctcttacgaaccgcgactaaaggcccgtccacgtgggcgccaggagtccgtcggggcggaggacctttagtcccggttctcgtgcactggtagaaaaaagccctttagtcccggttcgcaacagcctttagtcccggctgtgcaaccgggactaaatatgcgcgactaaagacccccctttagtcgcgcctcttacggaccgcgactaaaggctttagtcccggttcttgtagctgaccgggactaaaggcccgtccacgtgggcgacagtggtccgtcggggcggaggacctttagtcccggttctcgtggccaaccgggactaaagacctcctccgcaggtttagggttttaacccccctaaacctggtttctttttagtttggagtgttttatttttttatattttattttgtgttttattttaattttgatgaagtttcagtacacatattctacgctactatatacatgcatatgaaatttcaaacaagaagaattcaagaggaatatataatatatattcaatctcgggtgaccatatacaacttcgaacaagtttccatacacaattaggatggatgaccatatacaacttcgaacaagtttcaatctcgggtatgcatataaatttcttcgtcctcggtatagtgttctcctttaggattgataacttccctcatgaaaaatcctgctaattcatcttgaattggtcggaagcgagcttctggactaagcctcctccgcaagttatccgtcgcgttccgcacgctatccgatgccttccgctcagaggtgtgtctccggatgttctcacaaacatagtatccacatagattggtccccggtggctgcttatccacattaactaaccttctgaaatctagctcatgtttgaattcaccgacaatttcttctgagaaccgtctccaaaccctacagggcaaagaaaattaaatgaacaagggagttattagttacttgatattaggaaatgaacgaaagagaccgatcgatatagagctcaaatgattgaaaataattacttttgcagcatttttctcatgtcggcccaacgctttggatccgaatccatagagtccatgattagaactctggaggtgtgaagttcaatatttagcagaatccagtggaacctgcggacacgttacatgcacagtcatgcataactcatcgattagacataccatgcatggagtaaacaaaagagaatgggcacaagagagaaacactcacccaaaatggtaaggaaatagaatatgacttttgagttgatactttctaagaaacttgtacaagtctttctcaacgtcttcggggtgatgttgtaacagaTGTCCATTaatgatatgtgggtcaatgaacccaacatcatggatgtttcttattttgcattctcaaatcttcaatctgcataatagcgtacgcaacaatatagttaggacaatatatatatatatatatatatatatatatatatatatatatatatatatatatatatatatagtgcaggcaatgaagaacgagatgaggtagaaataaatcacttacagaacgtagcaactcagcatagatttgtcgaggtcgcgcagattgaacagctggaacaattcactcatatgaacttgtacagagtaccgtttggtgtgatgctcatctgtaacatacgcataaacatattctttgtcggtccatgttatgaattgcttgtaccaacgtagcagatttcgcatttgtggtggtagactcttttcccgcgcaggctcgacaagaggcccattccgcacatattgtaatgctatctcacatactggcgcatcctcaaggcctaagaaggcacgaagagtcaaacccatctcggacgcttgtttcatggcactcgctacagtcaatccaagtgctgccgcagctgctatgatctcggggtcctcttccggactggctttcactatgagcagggggatcgattgtttcttctgcatcccgagctggtcaacttgtttcccgctttttttacttttttctttctcctccttcaatatttttgcttgcctacgaagttcatgtccatagtcgtcaggcatattcagctcggcttgggacggtgtcgtcaaaaaatccttagcccacttcttttgcttctcagtgaatacttgcttgggctcaggctcttttatcgccttcatatccgccttccatttctcataatcagcagacgcggccaatttggtttcagcttcactaagttccccaggccttgggaggagaggcttcagtgatggctccggtacccttgtggtcttaggtacataagggtccgggttaatagtccaggagcgggtttccttcttgtccgcctgcttctgcttcttcgccggaggtggattggggggcgccgtacccgccggaggaggattggggggcggctgctgcttacccgccggaggttgtggatcgggggacggcgtcgaatggcgtgaaggaggtgtaggtgaaccaccacgaccaccaccaccgccaccaccaccaccaccaccaccatcggaggggggtggacttgttagtcttggcgcctcgcctggaaacactatgtacttcttttttcatagaatgatctggcgcttgacatctccaagtcttctctccccttcgggtgtagctttgtcaatctccaggtcctcaaactcttggactatgtcttccaccgtgacacgagcatagccatatgcaatggggttgttgtggtggagtgctccaggtgtacagggtaaagcactgccggtagctaccttcgtggaaacgttccccacgggataatgcagatcacattctttcatctcctttacatcatccacggggtagtgaggcaccggtgcacgaatctcgatcatcggtgcactagcaccaggcggggcatccgtggaagccacgctgcttctccgctgctggcttccgcgatccgcttcatgatcttcatgcggccctgcagccgatttttcttttactagttcatgcacggtctgcttcaactcatggagttccgatgcaaacttcgccaaaagatctgcatcccggtccgtctttctcttacaacttctgtaacagtacgggtcattgtcctgggaaaaccctactttccacagaattctgcctttgcctcgtacatgtcctccgtgttcatcattcccgagggctgttgtcagtgcgtctttctctctgttgaacttgatcaagccctcttgagcttgggtcattgcgtcaataagggcttgggtgggagcaaactttttcttccggtgaacacacacccctgtctccgggtctagcgatcccccatgcccgtatcaccagcttttggcccttgggtcccatccctctgtacctagagggattcctcgcaccctcatgtcctcctccatcttctgccacttaggctccgaaaggcggtatcctcctggccccataatatgatggtactttttcttactcgcattatccttatttttttttcgatatttccttgaaatgctccgatttcttttgcctcacaaattctggccaatcatctttcagtttctcatgttgtccattgaaatccatagtcttgcccttgttgacatagtcacgggttaaatttttcttgaagttccggaatgcttcggccatcttctgaagagcgaactctttaactagcctcctcctctcacgtccacccggaacctcgttaccgaattcatcgactttgttgtattccggaggtagaatgaaatgttccataagctttctccagcaatcctttttcgttctcttgtcgacaaaactgaaaccaagacgtgccttctttggctccttccattcctggacggtgatcgggacgttgtctctaacaacgactccgcattggttgataaactttgaggtgtgctgtaggggcttgccggtttcactgacaaaatcaatggtatatgtttctcctgttttcatcgccttggatttgccacgctttgtcgtactcgatccagccgagggctaaaaaaagaaagagagtcgcgcgcgttaatacatatgtattcacatttcagtaagtttgtatcacgagaggctcaatgtatatatatacctcgccggaggtggttgctacttgcaattcgagatcgtcgtttgttgacggttgacctccgtcgacaatgtccgttccttcaccttcttgatcatcgacaatgtctattccaccgtcaaggttcaaaaaataagagactacatcctcttcttgctcatcttctgagcccggcacataaggaatctcgttgtttatgatgcccattaaataacgttcagcctccggatccctaagcggctcggctctatcgtccgccatatgtcactcctgcatgtagtaaaaattaattaagtataaaggaattaaaaaataagattaaggggacatagaggaggagcagcgacggttgAATGATTAAGAGCTATTAATGTTTGCTTTCATTTCAGCCATTTTTGGAAAACAACAAAAACAGAAATACTTTAGATGTCAAACTGCATGT
Coding sequences within:
- the LOC123076085 gene encoding BTB/POZ and MATH domain-containing protein 2-like, yielding MSGRSRKTVPNGTAVESPAFDVGGHRWNVQCYPNGDRKEADGSTSIFLTSLGDATAEFKLSVLDHDGEPSVNGAVQQQRYSANRYWGWIKFLDKENPNHNKHLEDDCLTVLCDVTVDPGLRAEAEVAAAPPFDLRGQLAEALWNKHPADVTVHVGGETFAAHRWVLEARSPVFRADLEGNATGELRVDDMDAEVFKTLLQFMYTDSAPKLDTMPDNQLPDMMNQQLDQAETTSTAERLLVAADRHGLEDLKRACEKALRPRVDMGSVAAMLALAERHGCAVLKEACMEFLHCPGNLKSFMATDGFEQLRTSCPAAALELVIKQLP